From one Astatotilapia calliptera chromosome 10, fAstCal1.2, whole genome shotgun sequence genomic stretch:
- the spns3 gene encoding protein spinster homolog 3, with protein sequence MEPRASVTSFKDIPVRRWSLRSSCSLPYGSFANSLASLAPDAEEKPAISPKRAYVTMFVLCYVNLLNYMERYTIAGVLTDIQKFFDIKDSTAGLLQTVFICSFLLLAPLFGYLGDRYNRKYIMIGGLSVWLLTATASSFVNESQFWLLALLRGLVGTGEASYSTVAPTIISDLFTGGKRSIMICIFYIFIPVGSGLGYITGRGFASLTGDWHWALRITPIMGAVGLILMIVLCPNPPRGAAETHGEGVTEQSSYLEDVKYLLKNKSYVWSSLGVTALAFLTGALAFWLPNFLSRARVYQKLSDKPGDSSDSYIFGAVTVATGILGGALGTSLSRRFRDKVPNADPLICAVGMLGSVPCLFITIFVASASIPATYVFIFLGELLLSLNWAVLADILLYVVVPTRRATAEALQITVGHLLGDAGSPYLLGVISDAIYPGSPDRNFDSLKYSLLLCPVVGIVGGVFFVVTAVYIAEDRKAVQQLLGEEPQPPQHPAPEPSVELSNRGNV encoded by the exons ATGGAGCCACGGGCATCAGTCACATCCTTCAAGGACATCCCAGTACGCCGATGGAGCCTGCGTTCCAGCTGCAGTCTACCTTATGGCTCTTTTGCAAACAGCCTGGCGTCTCTCGCACCCGATGCTGAGGAGAAACCTGCCATATCGCCCAAGCGCGCCTATGTCACTATGTTTGTGCTTTGCTACGTCAACTTGCTCAACTACATGGAGCGGTACACAATAGCAG GCGTCCTTACAGATATTCAAAAATTCTTTGATATAAAGGACAGCACCGCTGGACTTCTGCAGACAG TTTTCATCTGCAGTTTTCTCCTTTTGGCCCCTCTCTTCGGTTACCTTGGCGACCGCTACAATCGCAAATACATCATGATTGGCGGCTTGAGTGTCTGGCTTTTGACTGCAACCGCCAGCTCTTTTGTCAATGAATCG CAATTCTGGCTTCTCGCCCTGCTGCGAGGCTTGGTCGGGACCGGAGAAGCCAGCTATTCCACCGTCGCTCCGACCATCATAAGCGATCTCTTTACTGGGGGCAAAAGGAGCATCATGATCTGCATCTTCTACATCTTTATCCCTGTCGGAAG CGGTCTTGGGTATATAACAGGGCGTGGCTTTGCATCTCTCACAGGGGACTGGCACTGGGCTCTGAGG ATCACACCCATCATGGGCGCAGTGGGACTCATTTTGATGATCGTTTTGTGCCCCAACCCGCCGAGAGGTGCTGCAGAAACCCACGGAGAGGGTGTGACTGAGCAGAGCTCTTACTTGGAGGATGTCAAATATCTTCTGAAGAA TAAAAGTTACGTGTGGTCATCGTTGGGAGTGACGGCCCTGGCCTTCCTCACCGGGGCGCTGGCTTTCTGGCTGCCGAACTTTTTGTCCCGAGCTCGTGTCTATCAGAAACTCAGCGACAAACCAGGTGACTCCTCGGACAG TTACATCTTTGGTGCTGTAACGGTGGCCACGGGCATTCTGGGCGGGGCTCTCGGCACTAGTTTATCCAGACGGTTTAGAGACAAGGTGCCAAATGCTGATCCACTCATCTGCGCCGTGGGCATGCTTGGATCAGTGCCGTGCCTCTTTATCACCATCTTTGTGGCATCAGCAAGCATTCCCGCCACTTAC GTGTTCATTTTCTTGGGCGAGCTGCTGCTCTCGTTGAACTGGGCGGTCTTGGCTGACATACTGCTG TATGTTGTCGTACCAACAAGGAGGGCGACAGCGGAGGCTCTGCAGATTACAGTCGGACATCTGCTGGGTGATGCTGGGAGCCCTTACTTATTAGGAGTG ATCTCTGATGCTATATACCCAGGTAGCCCCGACAGGAACTTTGACAGTTTGAAGTACAGCCTGCTGCTCTGCCCCGTGGTCGGGATTGTCGGGGGAGTGTTTTTCGTCGTTACTGCCGTCTACATTGCTGAAGACAGGAAAGCAGTGCAGCAGCTGCTTGGag AGGAACCCCAACCACCGCAGCATCCTGCACCTGAGCCCTCGGTGGAGCTGAGCAACAGGGGAAATGTGTAA
- the ube2g1a gene encoding ubiquitin-conjugating enzyme E2 G1a: MTEPQSALLLRRQLAELNKNPVEGFSAGLIEDSDLYRWEVLIIGPPDTLYEGGVFKAHLTFPKDYPLRPPKMKFITDIWHPNVDKNGDVCISILHEPGEDKYGYEKPEERWLPIHTVETIMISVISMLADPNGDSPANVDAAKEWREDRHGAFKRKVARCVRKSQETAFE, translated from the exons ATGACAGAGCCTCAGTCAGCGCTGTTACTCCGGAGACAGCTTGCAG agctgaacaaaaacccagtGGAGGGATTCTCAGCAGGCCTGATCGAGGATAGTGATCTCTACAGATGGGAAGTCCTTATCATTGGGCCTCCAGACACCCTGTA TGAAGGTGGTGTGTTTAAAGCTCATCTGACCTTTCCCAAAGACTACCCTCTCAGGCCACCTAAAATGAAATTTATCACAGATATTTGGCACCCTAACG TTGACAAGAACGGCGATGTATGTATTTCTATTTTACACGAGCCTGGGGAGGACAAATATGGCTACGAGAAACCAGAGGAGCGCTGGCTGCCTATCCACACTGTGGAAACCATCATGATTAGTGTTATCTCTATGCTGGCAGACCCAAACGGTGACTCGCCAGCCAATGTGGATGCTGCA AAAGAATGGCGGGAGGACAGACACGGCGCATTCAAAAGGAAAGTTGCCCGTTGTGTACGAAAAAGCCAAGAGACTGCGTTTGAGTGA